The Candidatus Thermodiscus eudorianus region ACAAGCAGCCAGTCGTGTGCGAGTACAACGGGTCAGACCTCGTGATTAGCGCTGGCACCAGCGGCTCTGGTATACTCAAGGCCGACGCCATCGGGCGTGTGACCGCAGGAGTGGCGCTGGGGTGGGATGAGGTTGAGCTCTTCGACGGGAGCATGTTCAAGGTTAAGTGGCTCTCCTATATTGAGAGGCATATCGAGCGGGAGTATCTGGTGATATAGGCCTCCCTCCTAGTAGCATTTGAGGGACCCTCCATCGAATAGTATCGTTGAGCCCGTGAGGTATTCTGGAGCCCTGGCTAGGAACTTCACGAGCTCTCTCAGCTCTTCGAACCTGCCGGCCCTCTTCAGGGCTGAGAGGCCCTCGACCTCCCTCCTCCAGTAGGCCCCCGGTTCAACACCCTTCCCGCGGGATATGGCCTCTATGGTCTCCCAGGCGCCCGGCGTTGGGAAGCTGCCGAGTAGGAGGAGTACTGGGTATAGTCTTCCGGGATATTCGAGTGCTGCCGCCTTAACCAGGACCTCAAGCCCCTTCCGGATAGTGTCTGCTACTATTAGGCCTCGGTGGAAGGTCCTGGTCGTGAAGCTGGATACCAGGATCACCCTCGCACTCCACCTAGAGGCTACGTACTTGAGGAGCTCCGCCGTCGCCGCTATGTACATGCTAGCAGCCTCAATCCAGTCGCTCCACTCGGCTTCCTTCAGCGTGCAGGGCTCGCAGGAGGGGTTGCCATAGTTCACTGCCAGGACCTCTAGGGAGTCGACTATCCCGTCGACCTCCTTTATGAAGGCCTCCACGGATTCCCGCCGCCTCATATCGAGCTTTACAGGAAGGGCCTCGACACCGTACTCCCGGGAGATGCTTGACGCCGCCTCGACTAGCTTGTCCATGTTACGGGAGCCCAGCACCAGGTTTAGGCCTAGCTCGGCTAGGGCCTTGGAGATGTGGAATCCTATGCCTCTGGATGACGCGGTGACGATCGCCCACGGCATCCCAACGCCCTAGAAGGTTATACTGCTCGTAAAGTTATTAGATGGAGCCCATGTTCAAGGGTTACCTACAGTCTCTCTTCCAGGGTAGGTCCTCTGGTGTAATTATCATCGCGTCGTCCAGGTTTGGCTCACTGGCTTCGCGGGCGTACAGTGCTACTGTCACGTTGTAGCCTGGCAGCAGCCTGTGGACCTTGATCCTAGTCTCCCTGGTTATATCCTGTATCTCTCTTTTGGTGAGGGGACTCCACTTGGCTTCCACCGCTAGAACCCTACGGTTATCGCTATCAATGATTACATAGTCTACTTCGTCGCCCTTGAAGACTAGCCTGCCGGCCTCCGA contains the following coding sequences:
- a CDS encoding SDR family oxidoreductase; its protein translation is MPWAIVTASSRGIGFHISKALAELGLNLVLGSRNMDKLVEAASSISREYGVEALPVKLDMRRRESVEAFIKEVDGIVDSLEVLAVNYGNPSCEPCTLKEAEWSDWIEAASMYIAATAELLKYVASRWSARVILVSSFTTRTFHRGLIVADTIRKGLEVLVKAAALEYPGRLYPVLLLLGSFPTPGAWETIEAISRGKGVEPGAYWRREVEGLSALKRAGRFEELRELVKFLARAPEYLTGSTILFDGGSLKCY